CGCCGGCTCCCGGGACACCGGCGGGTTGGCGAACCACCAGGTGCCGCCCGACGGCGCGCGCAGGTAACCGAAGAAGGCCCGCCGGCCGAAGACCATGGTCAGCCGGCCGACCTCGGCGCCGGGCGGCACGTGCTCGGAGACGCCGGCGGTGTTGAGCACCGGGACGAAGCGGGGCGGCGGGGCGGCGGGGTCCACCAGCCCGCGGACGGCGGAGCGGACGCCGTCGGCGCCGACGAGCACGTCGGCGGTGTCGGTGCTGCCGTCGGCGAACACCGCGGTCACGCCGTCCCCGGTGTCGTGCACGTCGACCAGCCGGGCGCCGTAGCGGAGGTCCAGGCCGCGCCGCAGGGCCTCCTCGTGCAGCGCCCGGTACAGGTCGGCGCGCCGCAGGGACAACCCGACCGTGCGGGCCGGGGGCGGGCCGGTCGCCGACAGCTCGCCGAGCACCCGGCCGGTCCCGCTGCGGAACTCGATGACCGGCGTCGGGAAGCCCACGTCGCGGACCGCCTGCTCGGCGCCGATCGCCCGCAGCGCGTCCAGGCCGTTGACCTGCACGCCCAGCCACGCGCCGACGTCGTCGACCGCGGCCGGCCGCATCTCGTGCACGGTCGCCTCGATCCCCGCCCGCTGCAGCGCCATGGCCGCCACCGGCCCGGCCACCCCGCCGCCGACGACCAGCGCTCGCCTCATCCCGCCGTCCTCCCCCTCCGGTCCTCCCCTGTCGCACCGGGTGGCGCGGCGGTCACCGCGGCCACCACCGCGGGGTGCACCCGCTCGGCGACCGCCCGCAGCTCGGCGTCCGTGCGGTCCTGCACCGGGTGCGGCACCAGCACGTGCGGGGCCGGGAAGCCCAGCGCGGCGCCCTGCACGCGGGCGGCCTCGGCGAACGCCTCGCTGGCGAGGAAGACCCCCACCACGCCGCGGCGCTCCAGGTCGGCGATGTCGTGCACACTGCACGACGTGCAGGAGCCCTAGTCGGCCAGCGCCTCGACGACCACCTCGCACTGCTCGGTGATCCGCTGCCGCAGGTCCAGCGGCGCGACCCGGGCGAAGGTCGGCTTGCGGTAGCGCAGCACGGTGGCGCCGTCCGCGGCGAGCAGCTCGGCTAGCCGGTCCAGGACGACGTCGCCGCGGGCCTTGCCGATGTCCAGCAGGCCCACGGTGCGCCCCCGCAGCGACGGCGGGCGCGGCAGTGGCGCGCGCTCCGGCGGCTGCCGCTCGCCGGTCGGATCGAGGACCGTGGTCACACCCGCACCTCCCGTGTCACCGGGACGCTCCCGGTCTCCCCGGCGACCCACCCGCCGACGATCGCACTGAACAGGCCGGCGTCACCACCGGCGTGGGCCACCAGCAGGCCCCCGGGCCGGAACTTCGGCACGCCGCCGTCGCCGACCCCGGGCGGCAGGCCCTCGGCCATGCCGCCGGCCCCCCGCACCAGCTCGCCGGCCGGCAGCCGCAGCAGCCCGTCCAGCTCGGTCAGCAGCCGGGCGCGGTCCCAGCCGGCCTCCCGCAGCACCCGGCCGTGCTCCGGGGAGACCACGAGCAGCGCGTCGAAGGCCATCGGCAGCTTGGGGTGGGCGTTGACCCGCAGGCAGGCGGCGAAGGTGCGGGCCAGGGACTCCGGGTCCCGGCTGAGCTGGTCGACCACCGGCTGCACACCGGAGCCGGCGACCACGGTGACCGCGTCGCCGGGCACCCCGCGGTCGGCGGCCAGCGGCGCGAAGGGGCTGTCCTCCTCGCGCTCGGCGAAGCAGAACGTGTACTTGCCCGGGTTGCCGAGGGTGGCGCGGTCCACCTCGCCGGGTCGCCCGCCGCCGACGTTGCGCACCACCAGCTGCAGCGCCCGGCCGATGGTGGCGTTGGCCCGGTTGCCCTGGCCGAGGGCGTTGACGCCGCTGTTCATCCCGATCCGCCGGGCGACCGGCCCGTTCACCACGACGACGGGGCCGGCGAAGTAGGTGGTGGCCAGCAGCCCGTGCAGCGCGAACTCCTCGGCGCAGGCCGCCTCCACCGCGGCCAGCACGACCGGCAGGTGCTCGGGCCGGCAGCCGGCCAGCACCGCGTTGACCGCGACCTTCTCCACGGTGCACGGCACCAGGTCCGGCGGGACGACGGCGACCACCTCACCCGGGTCGCGCGACGTGCCGCGCAGCATGCGCACCACCCGCTCCGGGGTCGGGGGGACGACCGGCAGCCCGTCGGTCCAGCCGCGGTCGAACAGCGCCTCGTGCTCGTCCTCCAGCTCGGCCAGCTGCACCCGCCGGCTGGCCAGCCGGCCGCCGTGGCGGGCCTCCAGCGCGTCGGCGCGGGACGGGTCCACCGACAGCGACCCGCAGCCGGGCCGGTGCTCGGGCAGCCCCGCGCCCAGCCCGGGCACACCGGTCAGCTCCGCCCAGCGCTCCCGGCTCCAGCCGACCGTGCGCGCGGTCTCCCGGCCGCCGGCCACCCGCAGCAGGGTCGGCACCGTCTCCACGCCGAGTGACCAGGACAGCTCCAGGGAGGTGTCGTCGCCGTCGAACCAGGCGGGGTCGTCCTGGCACCACACCGCGGCGCCGAGCTCGCGGAGCACCGGCTCGACCAGCACGCACGTCGGGCAGTCCCGCTTGACGACGGCGACCAGCCCGTCCGGCAGCTGCACGACCCGGACCCTAGCCCCCCGCCGGCGCACCGGCCCATGCGCGGTTGCCCGGGGCGGGCGCGGGGCATGCCCACCCCGACGATCCACGAGAGCGGAGGGCGAGTGTCCGAGATCGCGTACGTGTCCGAGGTCCGCGTCGAGCGCCTGGGTGGGCCGCTGCGCGCGGCGTACCTGCCCGGCGAGGAGCAGCCGACCGTGTACGGCATGCACGGGGCCATCGCCGAGCACTACGGCATGGAGCCGGGCTCGGCCCCCAGCCACGCCAGCACGATCGACCACCTGGTCGGCGCCGCGCTCGGTTAGCTGACCGGGACGTTCGCCGGGGCCCTGACGGCCCGGCGGATCGACCCCACCGGTCTGGTGGGGCACGCGCGCGGTGAGGTGGAGCTCGAGGGGCGGGTCCTGGTGGTCAAGCGGATCGCGGTGACCTACACCGGCCT
This window of the Geodermatophilus sp. DSM 44513 genome carries:
- a CDS encoding FAD-dependent monooxygenase, with product MRRALVVGGGVAGPVAAMALQRAGIEATVHEMRPAAVDDVGAWLGVQVNGLDALRAIGAEQAVRDVGFPTPVIEFRSGTGRVLGELSATGPPPARTVGLSLRRADLYRALHEEALRRGLDLRYGARLVDVHDTGDGVTAVFADGSTDTADVLVGADGVRSAVRGLVDPAAPPPRFVPVLNTAGVSEHVPPGAEVGRLTMVFGRRAFFGYLRAPSGGTWWFANPPVSREPAPAEVAGISDAEWRRRLHELHRDDRSPAVALVEATPGPLRGWATHDVPRVARWHRGRTVLIGDAVHATSPASGQGSSLAIEDAVVLARCLRDLPVPEAFTAFERLRRARVERVVAQGFGVSSAKSPPPVGRVVRDLVMPVLLRRGRDPQSWVRAHHVDWDAPVTGAA
- a CDS encoding thioredoxin family protein, whose translation is MQLPDGLVAVVKRDCPTCVLVEPVLRELGAAVWCQDDPAWFDGDDTSLELSWSLGVETVPTLLRVAGGRETARTVGWSRERWAELTGVPGLGAGLPEHRPGCGSLSVDPSRADALEARHGGRLASRRVQLAELEDEHEALFDRGWTDGLPVVPPTPERVVRMLRGTSRDPGEVVAVVPPDLVPCTVEKVAVNAVLAGCRPEHLPVVLAAVEAACAEEFALHGLLATTYFAGPVVVVNGPVARRIGMNSGVNALGQGNRANATIGRALQLVVRNVGGGRPGEVDRATLGNPGKYTFCFAEREEDSPFAPLAADRGVPGDAVTVVAGSGVQPVVDQLSRDPESLARTFAACLRVNAHPKLPMAFDALLVVSPEHGRVLREAGWDRARLLTELDGLLRLPAGELVRGAGGMAEGLPPGVGDGGVPKFRPGGLLVAHAGGDAGLFSAIVGGWVAGETGSVPVTREVRV
- a CDS encoding OsmC family protein → MTGTFAGALTARRIDPTGLVGHARGEVELEGRVLVVKRIAVTYTGLEVADEDAEKVQRVLAVHADGCPVARSLRGSIEITTRLG